In a genomic window of Myxococcales bacterium:
- a CDS encoding AAA family ATPase: protein MTPDPSFLYLGVAHREGLATLVYGVQSGKGFVLLTGEVGTGKTTLLHALLAQLDSSTASAFIFNPKLSPLDFFEMLFQEYGIEKKCKTKAEYLICLNEFLIERLANNEPTLLIIDEAQTLSAEMLEEIRLLSNLETPTSKLIQIMLVGQPELNEMLSRPELRQLRQRIALRHHLRPFNSKEVGEYVSERFAKAGYTGRPVFNRGGLKAIFEASAGIPRIINNVCDAALLQGYARELPTIDGKVIREVVATLMPPEAGLGNDGSASLDGGRKKKFLGLFG, encoded by the coding sequence ATGACTCCCGACCCTTCATTCCTTTATTTGGGAGTAGCGCACCGTGAGGGCCTCGCGACCCTCGTCTACGGGGTGCAGTCCGGCAAGGGATTTGTCCTCCTGACCGGTGAGGTCGGGACCGGGAAGACGACGTTGCTGCACGCACTGCTTGCGCAGTTGGATTCGTCCACTGCTTCAGCATTCATTTTCAATCCAAAGCTATCGCCGCTCGATTTTTTTGAGATGCTATTTCAAGAATATGGAATCGAGAAGAAATGCAAGACCAAGGCCGAGTATCTGATTTGTTTGAACGAGTTTTTGATCGAGCGCCTCGCGAACAATGAGCCCACTCTGCTGATCATAGATGAAGCGCAGACTCTATCTGCGGAGATGCTGGAAGAGATCCGCTTGCTTTCCAATCTCGAAACGCCGACTTCAAAGTTGATTCAAATCATGTTGGTCGGTCAACCCGAATTGAATGAAATGCTCTCGAGACCCGAGCTGCGACAGCTGCGCCAGCGCATCGCGCTGCGTCATCATTTGCGACCGTTCAACTCCAAAGAGGTGGGTGAGTACGTCAGTGAACGGTTCGCCAAGGCCGGCTACACGGGCAGACCGGTATTCAACCGCGGCGGGCTCAAGGCAATATTCGAGGCCTCGGCCGGAATTCCGCGGATCATCAACAATGTCTGTGATGCGGCGTTGTTGCAGGGTTATGCACGAGAACTGCCGACGATTGATGGGAAGGTGATTCGCGAAGTCGTCGCTACACTAATGCCGCCCGAAGCTGGGCTGGGCAACGATGGCAGCGCCAGCTTGGACGGCGGCCGCAAAAAGAAATTTTTGGGCCTGTTTGGTTGA